The sequence TGGAGCCACAATTGAAAAAGATAAAACGTATCTTGTCTATTGCTCTTTTGACCATGTAAGATTGCATAAGCATCTGGGAGGGCATAAATGTGTGCGcgtgtgggtgggtgggtggacACTATATATGTGGTGACTCGTCCAGGTAAGACCTTAAAGAGGGGGATATTAATCTAAATTAAAACAAGAGCACAagaaaactgaaataataatatgCACAGCTATAGAACGATATTCAGGAACCAAACAGAAGACTACTACAAGCTTTTAGCACGAGATGTTTGTCTTATGATCTCAGCTATAAATTGGCATGTGGAAGCGCGAGTAAAAGCTTGCACTGACAAACGAAACCTAAGAGGACACTCATAAGCAAAAATTGGAAAAGCCTATGTTATCAACTAATAGAACTGACCAAATCAAGATGCTGATTATGCAATCACAGGCTAGACGAAAGGAGAGGAGTACTATCCGACCACGTTCCAGTTATAGGAAGCAACATGTAAAAAAAAGATATAAGATTAATGACACATTTCTCAGCTTTTCATGTGTTAAGTTCTTCCTAAAGTCATCAGAACAGGGCGGCTAAGCTCATTACACCCTACAACACACTTTAGACTCAAACAGCTTTAAAATAATTGTTCAGCAAAATTCACCTGTGTAAAAGATTAAATAATGGATACAGCACTAACCGGCTGGTACATGTTTAAAATCTTGTATTCACCTTCAATGCAGCAGAGTGTAGATAGATGTGAGGAAACTATCGAAGATGACCAATAGCTATACTAACAGCTAGGTCGCTAAATGGTAGAGATGCTAGTTTAAATGCGGAAAATGTAGCTAGATTCACATTCATCAATCAAACTCTTCCTAAATTTTAGTTCTCAACCCCCACCTGACATTCTAGTAGAACGCAGGTTCAGCTCCAACCAAATAAGAGGCTTACTAAACAAGAGCCAAAATCATCCCAAGTTACAACCACAACTTCAATAACATACTTTGAAAATCGATAATGCATGCAATCACTTCACAGCCAAAACAAGAACCGGGCTATACTAATAAAATAAGCTTTCGACTTCCAACACACATCACAACAACACCAGACCAGTGACTAACAAACTTCTAACCGAGTTCGAATTACTCAAATTTAGGTGCATATCAAACACCTATGCTCTATAATGTAAAAGTTGATCCAAAACAAAATGCCATCAAACACAGAGCATTTCATCGacaaaaagttacaaaattagTGTGCCAACAGACATATTTCATGCATAAGCTTACTGCGAAATCAATCATACTAGCAGGAGAAGCAACCGAACATTTTTCCATAAGTAACAGAGCAAATAGATACAAGgacaatataaaaatataactaagagaCGATTGATTATACCAAAAATTGCATACTATTAAAAATACTGAAACAAAATTCAGAATTTCAGCGAAATACTCTGTTAACTGTCTCAACAAGCTTTCAACAAGCTTCAAAGTACCAAGAGCAatataacaaaaaagaaatacGACAGATAAAAGACCAACTTAATCAACAGTCTGCATGATATCTTCAGCAGTGAACTTTGTACCCTTATCCTTATCAGCAGCAGCACGACCCTTAGCCTTACGATCGATAAGCGACTTACGATCCTTATCAAGCCTGAGTTTGGAGATAACTACCTTGGATGGATGAATCCCAACGTTAACAGTAGATCCGTTAACCTTCTCTCTAGTAATCCTCTCAATGTGAATCACCCACTTCTTACGGTAAACTTGGACAACTTTACCCTCACGTCCTTTGTAGGTCCCACGAACAACCTGAACTTCGTCGTCTTTCCTCACCGGCATGGATCTGACGTTGTGCTTAGTACGTAACTCGGAGGATAAAGGAGCGCTCATCAACACGCGGCGGACGCTTGACGGCGCCGTGAAATGGGCCTTCCTGCTCTTGCGTCGGGAGGAAGAGACGCGTGGGTTGTACTTCATCTTCGCCGATTGaatgctctctctctctctctctctctgtaaATGTGGGCGGGGGAGATGAGTGATGTTAGGGTTTTTTGAGATCTTATACGGGAAATTTAGGGTATCTATTGGAGGGAAGGGGATTTGGGCCTTTATTTTTCGGCCCAATTGAAATATGTTGACGTGATGGTACTTTCGATTGAGCTTTTtggaaaaattgtaaaaataacataaatttcaatcttattagaattatttacattctctccctttcttaattactttactctcttttctaatttatatacataataaggtcgacatatatataaaaatttttgtatataacaaaaccgacatatacataacaaggttGATTCATAAACATAACAAGTATGacaaggccgacatatacataataagaccgatatatatataacaaaaccaattcatatacataacaggaccaacatatacatagaaagctatgtatatgtatttttagagaaaaatgggatttttgtaatatgtttgaagagattgaattttttttgcaataagtgaaacttaagttgtggtttgtgtaatttttagaaacttTTTTGGGGTTCTTTGGAcagaaattatatgttatagCCCAAATAGTGGGTagctttgaattttgaatttttggctATACCATTTTGGTCAGGACTGCCAGGCATGGTGTAATGGGCAACTATGCCATAATCTTGTAGATATTTGGCAAAGGGTCCCATCTGTTGCCAGTCTCGCTCTATCCACCATAGTACTCACCCCCACGATCAGACCCCACTCTCTTAATGACCTTTCTCAGTTGTTTCTCTACTtctgtttaaaatattttgaacatttcaagagaatctgatttttctttatccttaataagaaaaacataatcataCCGTGAAAAGTTATCAATAAAGGTGATAAAATAACTTGAACCACATATTGTAGTAGAATCCGGACCATTTATGTCTATGTGAATGATTTTCAACAAATCAGAACTATGAGTAGCATTTTTTTTTCCTGTTTTAGTCAACTTTCCTCTAATTCAATCAATACATGTTCCTATGTACCCAAAATCAAGAGAAGGTAAAAT comes from Capsicum annuum cultivar UCD-10X-F1 chromosome 2, UCD10Xv1.1, whole genome shotgun sequence and encodes:
- the LOC107860192 gene encoding 60S ribosomal protein L26-1, with amino-acid sequence MKYNPRVSSSRRKSRKAHFTAPSSVRRVLMSAPLSSELRTKHNVRSMPVRKDDEVQVVRGTYKGREGKVVQVYRKKWVIHIERITREKVNGSTVNVGIHPSKVVISKLRLDKDRKSLIDRKAKGRAAADKDKGTKFTAEDIMQTVD